In Candidatus Eremiobacteraceae bacterium, a single window of DNA contains:
- a CDS encoding TonB-dependent receptor, with translation MTNPRISLLRAIIAAALLSLPLLLLAPRADAGTTGSLVGIVTDSKGGPVADALVTATSPSQVETARTDAQGRFTIASLAPDSYFVFVDKVGYEEARAFGVDVSADNIRSISFVLGPPLKVLDGETVYAPSGLVRSGVASDVYTISASQQSKVASLGGGGGLDNAYSAITAVPGAFVPPSQTGWNQPVFLRGGDFTEVGYELDGVPLNRSYDHIPTTNLSSLGQQELQVYTGGAPAEAESNGLSGYINQVVKQGTYPGTATLDLGIGDPALYNKANLEIGGATPDKRFTYYVGTSIINQDFRYRDEQNGADFSSQFGAPFDLQFAALGPITGVGPPGCGLPNGSNFTGCYANRAFFAALPAGPGGYVLGPYVMGHNSNIADRENIANLHFGIPRANGRMDDFQLLYDTSELYTDTYSSFLDWGGSPFWQGIDGQAFGLKAGGPPYPTFVPGFAYALPLGQMLTGTPGGPINGVLPYLYPGSTLANAAGPIALGQRDASSNGQSIIKAQFQHNFSSDAYIRGYAYSAYSNWFVSSPNGLSQIFISNSADRELSTHTTGFAVKLAGEINGSNLVSAQIAYQTSRNVQVDNQQSTTSQPAPQSLFAALVNSASPLSGICNSWDFNPLDSPTPSSCEPLTVFALRGAPGTPAYLSYNAPFVPPPAGYEWLPLENGATGDLNQVRPEFGSFSMQDEWHPTDRIALNVGVRFDRFDFVLPSTAGGATRAFWFNAWNAVMCANRGVNGGNPIDETILGLPAGAPCSLAGPGWVQARLTNSTAQSSTLAFSEFQPRIGGTYTFNEDNVFRFSLGGYAQPPATQFVQYDSLQQNLPAYIGNLFYTLGYTTPEHDIRPAVSYNGDISWEHRVPNTDVSFSLTPFYRRTRDQIQRFFINPTTGTYTGVNAGRQTVAGAEFALTKGNFGNGLTSQLSVTYTHSRITYDALPNGATLLTPVNSSIQLYNSYTKACASAAPSTNPNSPCGIYGNTNAVATEASGVANPYFNESARPLLDTNGSYPTYDVVPTGLQLSSASDGVPLAASLLFNEHQNKWTIAPVLQFIAGSRYGAPQQQVGVDPASCAPLNNSGTVSGDPRYPRGGSGNPYDATTCFNTIFIPDQFTGNFDTPGAFKEPSYLGVHVQLGYDLSSRATLKLNLLNVYSRCFGGDSLPWAIGGKTCGYDVLPGHIPPVGNIFNPGDPIQAIVRYPYAPTLLQSQPFNAYADIQFKL, from the coding sequence ATGACGAACCCTCGCATTTCGTTGCTTCGTGCTATCATCGCAGCCGCTTTATTGTCATTGCCGCTCTTACTCTTGGCGCCGCGAGCGGACGCGGGAACCACTGGCTCGCTCGTCGGTATCGTGACGGATTCGAAGGGCGGACCCGTTGCAGATGCCCTTGTTACCGCGACTTCGCCGTCGCAGGTCGAGACCGCTCGGACCGACGCCCAGGGCCGATTTACGATTGCGTCACTAGCCCCCGATAGCTACTTTGTATTTGTGGACAAGGTTGGGTACGAGGAAGCGCGGGCATTTGGCGTCGACGTATCCGCCGACAACATTCGATCGATAAGTTTCGTTCTGGGCCCGCCATTAAAGGTTCTCGATGGCGAGACGGTTTACGCGCCGAGCGGTCTGGTTCGGTCGGGAGTCGCTAGCGACGTGTACACGATCAGCGCATCTCAACAATCGAAGGTCGCATCGCTCGGCGGCGGCGGCGGATTGGATAACGCGTATTCGGCGATCACCGCGGTTCCTGGCGCGTTCGTTCCTCCGAGCCAGACAGGCTGGAACCAGCCGGTGTTCCTGCGGGGCGGCGATTTCACCGAAGTCGGCTACGAACTCGACGGCGTGCCGCTCAACCGATCCTATGACCACATCCCGACGACCAATCTCTCGTCGCTCGGCCAGCAAGAGCTGCAAGTCTACACCGGCGGTGCGCCGGCGGAGGCCGAATCGAACGGCCTCTCCGGCTACATCAATCAGGTCGTCAAGCAAGGCACCTATCCCGGAACGGCAACCCTCGATCTTGGCATCGGCGACCCCGCGTTGTACAACAAAGCTAATCTGGAAATCGGCGGAGCCACGCCCGATAAACGTTTCACGTACTACGTCGGAACGAGCATCATCAACCAAGATTTCAGATATCGAGATGAGCAGAACGGCGCAGATTTCTCCTCGCAATTCGGCGCACCGTTCGATTTGCAATTCGCAGCGCTCGGCCCGATCACCGGAGTCGGTCCGCCAGGCTGCGGTCTTCCGAACGGATCGAACTTCACGGGGTGCTACGCCAATCGGGCGTTCTTCGCTGCGCTTCCCGCGGGCCCAGGCGGATACGTTCTCGGGCCCTACGTCATGGGCCACAACTCGAACATCGCGGACCGCGAGAACATCGCAAATCTCCACTTCGGCATTCCGCGTGCGAACGGCCGCATGGACGATTTTCAATTGCTCTACGACACGTCAGAGCTCTACACCGATACCTACTCGTCGTTTCTTGATTGGGGCGGATCTCCGTTCTGGCAAGGCATAGACGGTCAGGCATTCGGCCTCAAAGCGGGCGGGCCGCCATATCCGACATTCGTACCGGGGTTCGCATACGCTCTGCCGTTGGGGCAGATGCTGACCGGCACGCCGGGAGGTCCGATCAACGGAGTCCTTCCCTATCTGTATCCCGGGTCCACGCTCGCCAACGCCGCCGGACCGATTGCACTCGGCCAACGCGATGCATCGTCTAACGGTCAGAGCATCATCAAGGCGCAGTTCCAGCACAACTTCTCAAGCGACGCCTACATCCGCGGCTACGCATACAGCGCCTATTCGAATTGGTTCGTCTCGAGCCCCAACGGTCTTTCGCAGATATTCATTTCGAACTCGGCCGATCGAGAACTCTCCACGCATACCACCGGTTTCGCCGTGAAGCTTGCGGGCGAGATCAACGGATCGAACCTCGTGAGCGCGCAAATCGCCTACCAGACATCGCGCAACGTGCAGGTCGATAATCAGCAGAGCACGACCTCGCAGCCGGCGCCGCAATCGTTGTTCGCCGCTCTCGTCAATTCGGCGAGCCCGCTGTCCGGCATCTGCAACTCATGGGATTTCAACCCGCTGGATTCGCCGACGCCTTCCTCGTGCGAGCCGCTCACGGTCTTCGCGCTGCGAGGCGCACCGGGAACGCCAGCGTACTTATCGTACAACGCTCCTTTCGTTCCGCCGCCTGCCGGATACGAGTGGCTTCCGCTCGAGAATGGAGCGACGGGAGATCTTAACCAAGTGCGGCCGGAGTTCGGCTCCTTCTCCATGCAGGACGAGTGGCACCCGACGGACCGGATCGCGCTCAACGTCGGCGTGCGATTCGACCGCTTCGACTTCGTACTGCCGTCGACGGCCGGCGGCGCTACTCGCGCTTTCTGGTTCAACGCGTGGAATGCGGTCATGTGCGCAAATCGCGGCGTCAACGGCGGCAATCCGATCGACGAGACGATTCTCGGTCTTCCCGCCGGCGCACCATGCTCGCTCGCTGGTCCGGGCTGGGTTCAGGCGCGGCTTACGAACTCCACCGCTCAAAGCTCTACGCTCGCGTTCAGCGAGTTTCAGCCGCGGATCGGCGGTACTTATACATTCAATGAGGACAACGTTTTTCGATTCTCGCTCGGCGGATACGCACAGCCGCCGGCCACGCAGTTCGTGCAGTATGATTCGCTGCAGCAGAATCTGCCGGCGTATATCGGCAATCTCTTCTACACGCTCGGCTACACAACGCCGGAGCATGACATCCGCCCGGCGGTCTCATACAATGGCGATATCTCGTGGGAACACAGAGTTCCGAATACCGATGTCAGCTTCAGCCTTACGCCGTTCTATCGCCGCACTCGAGATCAGATACAACGCTTCTTCATCAATCCGACGACCGGCACGTATACCGGCGTGAACGCCGGCCGGCAAACGGTCGCAGGCGCCGAATTCGCGCTGACAAAAGGCAACTTCGGCAATGGCCTCACGTCGCAGCTGTCGGTCACATACACGCACAGCCGCATCACCTACGACGCATTGCCGAACGGTGCGACGCTGCTCACGCCGGTGAACAGCTCGATACAGCTGTACAACTCGTATACCAAAGCCTGCGCAAGCGCCGCGCCCTCGACCAATCCGAATAGCCCGTGCGGCATCTACGGCAACACGAACGCCGTAGCCACGGAAGCATCAGGCGTGGCCAATCCGTACTTCAACGAATCGGCGCGGCCGCTGCTCGACACGAACGGCTCGTACCCGACGTATGACGTCGTGCCGACGGGCCTTCAACTCTCGTCCGCCAGCGACGGGGTTCCGCTGGCCGCGTCGCTGCTGTTCAACGAACATCAAAATAAATGGACGATCGCGCCCGTGCTGCAGTTCATCGCCGGAAGCCGCTACGGTGCTCCGCAACAGCAGGTGGGCGTGGACCCGGCCTCTTGCGCGCCGTTGAACAACTCCGGCACGGTCAGCGGTGATCCGCGTTACCCGCGCGGCGGCTCGGGCAACCCATACGATGCGACGACCTGCTTCAATACGATCTTCATCCCAGATCAATTCACGGGCAACTTCGACACGCCGGGCGCGTTCAAGGAACCATCGTACCTCGGCGTGCATGTGCAGTTGGGCTACGATCTTTCCAGCCGCGCGACGCTCAAACTCAATCTGCTGAACGTGTACTCGCGCTGCTTCGGCGGCGACTCGCTGCCGTGGGCGATCGGTGGAAAGACGTGCGGCTACGACGTTCTGCCCGGCCACATCCCGCCGGTCGGCAATATCTTCAATCCGGGCGATCCCATCCAAGCGATTGTGCGCTATCCGTACGCGCCTACGCTGCTGCAGTCACAGCCATTCAACGCGTATGCGGATATCCAGTTCAAGCTGTGA
- a CDS encoding DUF2339 domain-containing protein — translation MDEIFGIFAVLIVGLLLISWILGVFAFARTYSLQRDIDALRREILIRDRPEPAAQQAPEPPPVAQAPPPVTQPPPVVAPVLRAFDPLPLPQKERRATDEPVSTPRTLAPRPDFEAVVGGKWLNVIGLAAVLIATAFGLKYAFDENWIGPYGRIALGFVAGSAVLAASEWILRRGWIYFSEGVTALGAGILFLSLYAAWNFYHIIPPEAAFIGLAAVTGLLIAISLGRNSQRIAALALLGGYATPLLVSTGHDAQVPLFTYLALLNIGLVWMVIARDWRTLSLSFLFSALYGATWYAHFYDSTKLMPSLIFASIFFLQFALLPAIVARRRGGLLPDGVAMALVNAAWYLIILDRLLYDSHRWLLTASVLAAGAFFIIISSLVPVVSDRSQTPARPVFGSIAFAFVTAAIPIRLQGQWIDMAWAIEGALLVWSGLRSDTRWLRWNGVAVLTIVSLYLFLSPLTADRAFLNGRFATFAVVVAALAAVRFLSRRYAAVPREEEVGYRALGIAANFFAVYALSTETLQALRPSAVGPYDLAPIQQYGLTIVFALYALVLAAFARAADSKLVRWQSWILFALVLLKAPSADFAADLHTPSELIAVRFWTFLLAAGAMALGLYFTRTHKTPATGVEHSIFSWFEVAINVYSVWALTVVAAQAFAIPAVYYTAEWNTQQILAVTVAWTAYALGLAIFARVRGSNTVRWQAWALFALIALKAPATDFSTSVAPHTALTLIRIAVFVFVFAAMLCSLLLVRDRAAAGKNDRLVLRCLDIALNVYGVWALSLIVWQAYAGPPASTEVSWSAAQQLGLSLVWTVYAVALIAIGTWRDSAVIRWQALALFGFVILKAFLFDLSMLALGYRIASFFALGVMLLGASFLYQRRLFRRRPPEAPR, via the coding sequence ATGGACGAAATATTCGGCATCTTTGCCGTATTGATCGTTGGGCTTCTTCTTATTTCTTGGATTCTCGGCGTCTTCGCTTTTGCGCGGACATACTCGCTGCAGCGCGACATAGACGCGCTGCGTCGCGAGATACTCATACGCGACCGCCCTGAGCCTGCAGCGCAGCAAGCGCCGGAGCCGCCGCCGGTGGCGCAGGCACCGCCGCCGGTTACGCAACCACCGCCGGTGGTCGCGCCAGTTCTCAGAGCGTTTGATCCGCTGCCGCTGCCCCAAAAAGAGAGGCGCGCGACAGACGAACCGGTCTCGACTCCTCGCACGCTTGCACCAAGGCCGGATTTTGAGGCCGTCGTCGGCGGCAAGTGGCTGAACGTGATCGGCCTCGCGGCCGTGCTCATAGCAACCGCATTCGGCCTCAAGTACGCGTTCGACGAAAATTGGATCGGCCCATACGGACGGATCGCGCTTGGCTTTGTCGCCGGCAGCGCGGTGCTCGCCGCGAGCGAATGGATCTTGCGGCGGGGATGGATCTATTTCTCCGAGGGTGTGACGGCGCTCGGTGCCGGCATCCTGTTCCTTTCGCTCTATGCAGCGTGGAATTTTTACCATATCATTCCGCCGGAAGCCGCGTTCATCGGCCTTGCGGCAGTCACGGGACTGCTCATCGCGATCTCTTTGGGCCGTAATTCGCAGCGTATCGCCGCGCTTGCGCTGCTCGGCGGCTACGCCACGCCGCTGCTCGTCTCGACCGGCCACGACGCCCAAGTACCGCTCTTCACGTACCTCGCGCTGCTCAACATCGGGCTCGTCTGGATGGTCATCGCGCGCGATTGGCGGACGCTTTCGCTTTCGTTTCTCTTTAGCGCATTGTACGGCGCCACATGGTATGCGCATTTCTACGATTCGACGAAGCTCATGCCGAGTCTGATCTTCGCGTCGATCTTCTTCTTGCAATTCGCGCTCTTGCCGGCGATCGTGGCGCGGCGCCGCGGCGGCCTGCTGCCCGACGGCGTTGCGATGGCGCTCGTCAACGCGGCATGGTACCTCATCATTCTCGACCGCCTGTTATACGATTCGCATCGCTGGCTCCTCACCGCATCCGTGCTGGCGGCCGGCGCCTTCTTCATCATCATCTCTTCGCTCGTGCCCGTCGTCTCGGACAGATCGCAGACGCCGGCGCGGCCGGTCTTCGGAAGCATCGCCTTTGCTTTCGTCACCGCGGCGATACCGATCCGGCTGCAAGGACAGTGGATCGACATGGCATGGGCCATCGAGGGTGCGCTGCTCGTCTGGAGCGGCCTGCGCTCCGACACGAGGTGGCTGCGCTGGAACGGCGTCGCCGTGCTGACGATCGTCAGCCTATACCTCTTCCTTTCGCCGCTCACCGCGGACCGTGCGTTTCTGAACGGACGATTCGCGACGTTCGCGGTGGTCGTCGCCGCTTTGGCTGCCGTGCGATTCCTGTCGCGGCGCTACGCCGCAGTTCCGCGCGAAGAGGAAGTCGGGTACCGCGCGCTCGGAATCGCGGCCAACTTCTTCGCGGTCTACGCGCTCTCGACCGAAACGCTGCAGGCCCTTCGGCCTTCCGCGGTCGGCCCGTACGATCTCGCGCCGATCCAGCAATACGGACTGACGATCGTCTTCGCGTTGTACGCACTCGTACTCGCCGCCTTCGCGCGCGCGGCGGATTCGAAGCTTGTCCGCTGGCAATCGTGGATTCTGTTCGCGCTCGTCTTGCTCAAAGCGCCGTCGGCGGATTTTGCGGCCGATCTGCATACCCCGAGCGAATTGATCGCCGTGCGCTTTTGGACGTTTCTCCTCGCCGCCGGCGCGATGGCGCTAGGACTGTATTTCACACGCACGCACAAGACGCCGGCGACCGGCGTCGAACACTCGATCTTCTCCTGGTTTGAAGTCGCGATCAACGTCTACTCGGTCTGGGCGCTGACAGTCGTCGCGGCGCAAGCATTTGCCATCCCGGCCGTCTACTATACGGCCGAATGGAATACGCAGCAGATACTTGCCGTCACCGTCGCGTGGACGGCGTACGCGCTTGGATTGGCTATCTTCGCCCGCGTTCGCGGATCGAATACGGTCCGCTGGCAGGCTTGGGCCTTGTTCGCACTCATCGCCCTGAAAGCGCCTGCCACGGATTTCTCCACCAGCGTCGCGCCGCACACCGCGCTGACGTTGATCCGCATCGCGGTCTTTGTTTTCGTCTTCGCGGCCATGCTTTGCTCGCTGCTTCTCGTCCGCGATCGGGCGGCCGCGGGCAAGAACGATCGCCTCGTGCTCCGCTGCCTCGACATCGCGCTCAACGTATACGGCGTCTGGGCGCTCTCGCTCATCGTCTGGCAAGCATATGCCGGGCCGCCGGCGAGCACCGAGGTGTCTTGGAGCGCGGCGCAGCAACTCGGGCTTT